Genomic segment of Umezawaea sp. Da 62-37:
ATGGAGATGTAGATGCCCTGCGCTCCCAGGCGGACCACGTTGTAGAACTGGCGCCACATGAAGTCGCCGTGCGCGCGGTGCCTCGACGGGAGGTCGCCGGGCAGGACGCAGGGCTGGTAGTCGATGCCGCGGGCGTTGCACTCGGCCTGGTCGGGCTGGTTGACGTTGGTGAAGAAGCGGTCGGTGTCCGCGACGTTCCCGATGCGGCCGACCATCCACGGCGACAGCATGTCGAACGAGCGGTACACCCCGGCGAAACCGGTCCGGGAGTCCTCGATCTCGGTGCGCCAGTGGGTCGGCACGCCGCCGATGACGTAGCAGCCCTGCGCCTTGAACCAGTTGATCACGTCCTGGCACGGGCCGGGGGCGAACGGCCTGCCGTCGTCGTTGAAGCCGAAGCCCCAGATGCAGACGACGGGTTTGCCGTTCTGGCGGGCGTAGGCGGGGGACGCGGTGTTGGCGGACATCTTGGTGGTCCAGTCGGTCTTGATCTCCGACTGCATGTTCGTCCAGTTGGTGACGTCGTACATGATGTAGAACTTGCGACCGTTGGCCTCGGCGGCGGACCGCACCTTGACCGCCATGCCGTCACGGGTCGGGCCCTCGCCGCCGAACGGGTTGAAGCGCTGCAACGCGGCGGTGTCGCAGTTGTTCTCGCGCATCCAGCGGAAGTGCGTGTCCACGGTCTGCTGGTCGTAGCTGGAGAACAGCGTGGCGGGCTGGCCGTTGCCGAGGTTCCGGTAGGCCGTCGGGAAGCCGCGGGCGTAGTCGCGCATGTCGGGCCACGCGGTGATCGCGGTGTTGGACGGGGAGGGGGCCTGGCCCCAGTTGTTGCCCCAGTGCCACCAGGCGTTGATGGGCGAGCCGTCGCCGGGGGCCGCGAACCAGCCCTGGTAGCCGACGGTGATCTTGCCGACGACGTCGCCGGGCGGGCTCGCGGCCCGCGCGGGTGCGGGGGCCACCCCCGCCAGTGCCGATGCCGCCAGTGCCGAACCGAGGAATGTCCTCCGGGACACAACCACCGCGATCTCCTTCGTTGGAGGTGCTCGCGGACCAGTGTTGCGCAAGAAGTGGGCAAAATCACGCAAAGTATCGACAGTCGTCGGAGTTCCGGTCGTCGACACGAAGATGCCCGCCGGACCGGAGCGGTCGGGCGGGCATCTTCCGGGACTGGCGGTCGGTCAGATGCGGACGTTCGACGAGACCAGCGCCGCCAGGCGGTCGCCGATCGCGTAGGTCGCGCCGGGCGACTGGTGGTCGCGCGTCGCCAGGTCGAAGGCCACGGAGGCCTCGATGCGGCGGGCGGACTCGTGCTCGCCGAGGTGGTCGAGCATCAGGGCGACCGATAGCACGGCGGCCGTCGGGTCCGCGATGCCCTGGCCCGCGATGTCCGGCGCGCTGCCGTGCACCGGCTCGAACATGCTCGGGTTGCGCCGGGTCACGTCGAGGTTGCCGCTGGCCGCGAGGCCGATGCCGCCGGTCACCGCCGCCGCCAGGTCCGTGAGGATGTCGCCGAACAGGTTGTCGGTGACGATCACGTCGTAGCGGCCGGGGTCGGTGACGAGGTGGATCGTGGCCGCGTCCACGTGCTGGTAGGACACGGTGACCTCCGGGTGCTGGAGGGACACCTCCTCCACCACGCGCGACCACAGCGAACCCGCGTGCGTCAGCACGTTCGTCTTGTGCACCAGCGTCACGTGCCTGCGCGGCCGGTTGGAGGCGCGGGCGAAGGCGTCCCGGACCACGCGCTCGACGCCGAACGAGGTGTTGATGCTGACCTCGGTGGCGATCTCGTGCGGGGTGTCCTTGCGCAGCAGGCCGCCGTTGCCCGCGTACAGGCCCTCGGTGCCTTCGCGCACGACGACCAGGTCGATCTCCGGCGCGTCGGCGAGCGGGCTGCGCACGCCGGGGTAGAGCCGAGCCGGGCGCAGGTTGACGTGGTGGTCCAGTTCGAAGCGGAGCCGCAGCAGCAGCCCCCGCTCCAGGATTCCGCTCGGCACCGACGGGTCGCCGACCGCGCCGAGCAGGATTCCGTCGTGCTGGCGCAACTCGCCGAGCACGGACTCCGGCAACAACTCCCCAGTGGAGTGCCAGCGAGCCGCGCCGAGGTCGTAACGCGTGATCTCGGCCGCCGGAACGACCTCACCGAGCACCTTGAGCGCTTCGGCGATGACCTCGGGCCCGATCCCGTCTCCTGGGATCACTGCGAGCCGCATCCACACACCTCCCAGGTATCAGTCCCAATTGTCGGGACTTACTTTCCTTTGCGAAAGGCTACCGGCAATCGGGAGCGCAAACGGTTCTCGACCACACTTTCGTGGCTACTTCTCCCGTACTTCGGGACACCTAGACGGTCCATACCACCCTTTCGGGTGTCACCCGCAGTGTCTAACGAGACCGGCCGGCCGGGGAAGTCCCCGACCGGCCGGTCCTCGTGTGGAGCACTACCGACTAGTAACCGGAGCCACCGGACCCGCGCACCTTCACCACGGAGACCTTGTCACCGGTCGCGTTGTGGTGGTTGAGCACGAGCAGGCTGTCCGCCTTGTCCTTGGCCAGGGCCGCGGTGTCGCGGTTGACCACGAGCGCGGTGCCGGGCTTGGCCACGTACGAGAGCGCGGCGTCACCGCCACCCTGCGCGGACAGACCCGGCTTGAGCGGGTCGAACGAGAACGAGCCGGGGATCGAGTCGATCAGGCCGTTCGTCGTTCCCGGCGCGACGTACAGACCCGCGACGCCGACCTGGTAGGACACCCGCGAGGTGTCCTTGGTCGGGTCGAGGCCGAGCGCCGTGAGCAGCACCGGCAGGACGACGACGTTGGTGTCGAACAGGTTCGTGTCGACGTCGCCGAACTGGCCGTTGAGGCTCTGGATGTCGACGGTCGCGCCGGTGGCGAGGTCCACCGTGGTGGCGACCATCAGGTCCGTGTCGGTCAGCTTGGTCGCGAACGTCTCGAAGTCCGGCACCCCGTCACCCGTGGTGTCGATGTCGACGAACGGGGTCGTGTTGCTGCCGATGTTGTACCAGTTGCTCCAGGTCGCCACGCCGAACGCGAGCAGCGACTCCTCGGGCGCGCCCTGCGCCTTGGCCAGCGGCGCGGTGGACGCGGCTCCGACGTAGCGGAGGTCGCCGCCCTTGGCCGTGCCGTTGACGGTGCAGTTCTCGGTGACCTTCTTGCCGCACTCCTTGAGCTTGGGCGAGGTGCCCTGGAGCTCCAGGACGCTGATCAGCGAGCGGTAAGCCTGCGAACCGGTGCCCTGGTTGACGCCCTTGCCCTTGAGGTTCAGGACGGCCTGCTTGTCCTTGCCCTTGAACTGGAGGGTCTCCGCGGTCGTGATCTTGGAGACCGGCTTCGGGGCCGAGTAGACCGGCACCCGCAGCGGGACCGTCGCGCCGGACTTCGGCGTGAAGACCACGCGGCCGGACGCGTCGGCCAGGAACTGGCGCGGCACGTCGAGCTGGAGCGGGTCGACGGTGGAGTCCATCGTCTTGCGCAGCGCGGCCGGGTTGTCGATCTTCAGGGTCACCTTGACCTTGGCGACGCCGCGGGGGCTGATCTTCACCGAACCCGAGGAGAGCTGGTAGCTCACGCCGGGGATGGAGGTGATGGCCTGGTAGCCCGCGGAGTACTCGACCCACTTGGCGCTCTTGTTGACCAGCTTGACGGTCTTGCTGAGCGACACCGGACCGCCGACCTCGACGGTGCCGAAGGAGACGCTCACGTTGCCCGGATCGTCCTGGACCATCGCGAGGACCTGGTTGTCCAGGGCGGCCTTGCCGTCGATCCGGCCGGAGCCGACGCGGTTGGGCGCGTAGGTCTTGCCGTCCTGCTTCACGTCGGCGCTCGCGCTGTTCATGATGTCGGCCTTGACCTCTTCGGTCGTCCAGTCCGGGTGCGCCTCGCGGACCAGGGCGGAGATGCCCGAGGTGTGCGGGGCGGCCATCGAGGTGCCGGAGATGACCAGGGTGCCGTTGCCGGAGCCGACCAGCGCCGAGGCGATGGTGTCACCGGGGGCGGCGATGTCCGGCTTCACGACCGGGCCGCGCACACCACGGGAGGTGAACGAGCTCGGGGTGTCGCTGATGGACTGGTCGTAGGTCGGGGTCGAGGTGCGCAGCTCGCCCGCGAGGCGGACCTGGAGCGTGCCCGCGTCCAGCGCCGGGCGGAGGGCCGCGGTGGCCGTCCCGGTGAACTGGAAGACCGGGATGGTCGCGTTGCCCGCGATGCCCGCGTTGAAGTTCTCCAGGGTGGACGAGAACAGCGCGCCGACCGCGCCGGCGGCCTGGGCGTTGTTCGTGCGCACACCGGAACCGCAGCGGCGGGTGGCGTCGACGTCGTCCCACTCGAGCCAGGCGAACTTGCCCGCGACGAGCGCGGCGTCGGCGGCCGAGAACGGCAGGCAGCCGTCGAGGTTCGCCGGGTCGGTCAGCTTCGCGACCGGCTTGGTGAGGTCGAGCGTCGGGTAGCCGGTGTAGTTCTGGCTGTACTGGCCGGGCTTGACGCCGGTCACGCCCGCGGGGGCCTTGACCTCGGCGCCGTCGCGCAGCACGTAGGAGTCGCGGACCGAGGCGACGGTCAGGGCCTCGGGCGAGGAGCCCGGCGAGCCGCCGATGTCGTACAGGTCGCCACCGTTGCCCGCGGAGAACACCGTCAGCACGTTCTTCTTGTTCAGCTTCTTCACGAAGAGGCTGTCGGGGTCGTCCGGTGCGCCGTAGTCCTGGCCCAGCGACAGGTTGACCACGTCGAGGTGGTCGGAGAAGTCGCCGTCGCCGTCGGGGTCGAGCGCCCAGTCGAGGGCCACCGACGTCACGTTGGTCGAGCCCTCGCAGCCGAACACCTTCAGCGCGTACAGGAGCGCCTTCGGGGCCGTGCCGGGGCCGATCTTCATGGCGTTGAGCGCCTCGGGCGTGAGCTTCGTGTAGTCGCCCTTGAACGTCGTGCCGTCGGCGTTGACGCCGAAGCCCGCCGTCGTGCCCGAGACGTGCGTGCCGTGGCTGTTGCAGTCGATCGGGTTCGGGTCCGGCTTCGGCGTGTTGAGCGCCGGGTCCTCGCTGGCGCCGTCGTAGCCGTTGCCGACGAAGTCCGTGCCGCCGACGACCTTGGCGGTCGGGAAGTACGACGGGTCCACCTTGGTCTCGTCGATCGCCTCGAACGCCGCGGGCGTGCCGGGGCCGCCGAAGTCGGCGTGGGTGTAGTCGATGCCGGTGTCGATGATGCCGATCCGGACGTTCTCACCCAGCTTGCCGTACTGCTGCCACGCCTTGTACGTGTTGGTCAGCTGCACCGCGTTCGAGTTGGTGCGGGTCTTCGGCACGACGGCGCGGACGGACTTCACGTCCGGGCGGTCGGCCAGCTCGCGGACCTTCGCGGCGTCGGCGGTGACGATGACACCGGGGACGCCGTTCGTGGTCCGGGAGACCTCCCTGGTGGAGGAGTCGGTGCTCTTGAGCTGGCCGACGACCTGGTCGGTGACCTTGGTCGTGTCGCTCTTCGTCACCTTGGCGGCCTGCTTGGCCTGCTCCTTGGTGGCGCCCTGGCTGGTCTTCTCGTCGAAGGTGTCGACGGCGGGCTTCGCCTCGAGCTCGACGAACGCGGTGACCTTGCCGGAGGTCGTCTTCAGCCGAGGCGAGACCTTCAGCTGCAGGGAAGCGGCCGGTAGACCCTTCGCGGCGGCGACGGAGTCCGCCTTCGGGTCGTCTGCGGCGACCGCGGAGCCCGCGGTGGCGCCGACTACCAGGATCGCGGCGAGCACGGGGCCCGCTGTCCTGGCGAGAATGCGAGTTCGACTCACAACATGCCCCAACCGAGGCCGGATACGACCGCGCGGGCAGGGAGAGAACCGGGTAGGGACTGCTCGCGGGGGTGCCGTGCCCTCTACGGCACCTCGGTCAACCTCGTTGGGGGGAATTTAATCGGTCAACATCGCCGAGATATTACTCCGAACGAGTGAAGGCACCCACAGAATTGCTTACCAGATGTCAACTGTCACACGTCCAGGCGTACGCGCGACATACCTGGTCAAGCGAACTCGCTCCAGGGGGCGTTCCGGGGCCGGAACGCCCCCTGGACCGTGACTACTCGAAGCTGACGGAGCCGACCTTGTGCGCGCCGACCGAGGCGCCGATCGGGTCCAGCACCTGGGTGTCGACCTGGCGGTCCACCCGCAGCAGCATGAACGCGTCGGAGCCGTCCGTGGTCTGGCTGATCTGCGCGGCCTCCACGTTCACGCCCGCCTCGCCCAGCAGCGTGCCGACGGTGCCCATGACGCCGGGGCGGTCCGGGTACTCCAGCAGCAGGACGGTGCCCTCGGCGCGCAGGTCGAAGCTGCGGCCGTTGATGCCGACGATCTTCTCGACCTGGTCGAGGCCGGTGAGCGTGCCGGACACCGAGAGCACGGTGCCGTCGACCTGCACCGCGCGCACCGTGACGAGGCTGCGGTGGTTCGCGCTCTCCGGCTCCTTCACCAGCTCCACCGCGACACCCAGCGACGCCGCCAGGTTCGGGGCGTTGACGAAGGTGACCTGCTCCTCGACGACGCTGGAGAACACGCCGCGCAGCGCGGCCAGCGGCAGCACCGCCACGTCCTCGTTGGACAGCTCGCCGCGCACCTCGACGGTGACCGACGTCGGCGCCTTGGTCGACAGCGCGGCCAGCACGGTGCCGAGCTTCTGCACCAGCGGCAGGTACGGGCGGACCTCCTCGCCCACGACGCCACCGCCCTGGACGTTGACCGCGTCCGGCACGAACTCGCCCTGCAGCGCCAGCAGCACCGAACGCGCGACGTCCGTGCCCGCGCGGTCCTGCGCCTCGGTCGTGGAAGCGCCGAGGTGCGGCGTCACGACGATGTTCGGCACGCCGAACAGCGGGCTCTCGGTGGTCGGCTCGGTCGAGAACACGTCGATGCCCGCACCGCCGACCTGGCCCTCGCGCACCGCGTCGGCCAGCGCCTGCTCGTCCACCAGGCCGCCGCGGGCGGCGTTGACGACGATCACGCCGCGCTTCGCCTTCGCCAGCTGGTCGGCGCCGATGAGGCCCTTGGTCTCGGGCGTCTTCGGGAGGTGGATGGAGATCGCGTCCGAGCGCTCCAGCAGCTCCTCCAGCGTGACCAGCTCGATGCCGAGCTGCGCCGCGCGGGCCGCGGAGACGTACGGGTCGTAGGCGATGAGGTTCACGCCGAACGCCGCGACGCGGGCCGCGAACAGCTGCCCGATCTTGCCGAGGCCGACGACGCCCACGGTCTTGCCGTTGAGCTCGATGCCGTTGAAGGAGCTGCGCTTCCACGTGCCCGCTTGCAGGGTGGCGTGCGCGGCGGGCACCTGGCGGGCGACCGACAGGAGCAGCGCCACGGCGTGCTCGGCGGCCGACACGATGTTCGACGTGGGCGCGTTGACGACCATCACACCGCGGGCGGTGGAGGCGGGCACGTCGACGTTGTCGAGACCCACACCGGCGCGCGCCACGACCTTCAGCCGCGTGCTCGCGGCGAGCACCTCGGCGTCCACCTTCGTGGCGGAGCGCACGAGCAGCGCGTCGGCGTCGGCAACGGCTTCGAGCAGCGCGGGACGGTCGGTGCCATCGACATGGCGCACCTCGATCCCGTCACCGAAAACGTCGAGCACCGAGGGGGCCAGCTTCTCGGCGATCAGGACAACAGGTCGGCTCGTGCTCACGGACGTTGCTCCCAGGGCATCGGGGATCAGATGGGGAGCGCGGGCCACGGCCGGATGGGCGCCGTCGGCAGCCGCGCCGACCGGCCACGGCAATGTGTCCGGACTGTTAACGAGTCTAGTCAGCGAGGTCTCGCCCACCATCGCCGGGTGTCCCACCTCACCAGGGGGTTCACCAGTACGGGCGTCCCGCTGACCTGCGGTCTCACGGTGTGGGAGGGGGTGGGTCGGGGGTTCGGCGGGGTTCGGCGGGGTTCGGTGATGTGGGGGTGGGGGTTCGGGGGCGCCGGGGGGGGTGTGGGTGCGTGGGTGGGGCGGGGTTGGAGGGTGGGCGGTGCATGGGTGTGCGGTGTGCGGGTGGTGGTGGGGTCGAGGAGTGCGTGTGCGGATAAGGGTGCTGATGGGTTGGCTCATGCGTAGAGCCCACACCGTCCGGTCAGTCCCGGCCGACCCATCCGCGCCAGCCCATCCTCGCCAGCCGATCCTCGTGAGCCTGGCCGACTGGCCCACCCCGCCGCCTGGGGCCGCACGACCTCGTCCGCTGCCCACTGCGCGCTGGCCAATCCCTGCTACCCGATCCCCGCAGGCCTCGCCCGCCGGTTCCAGCCCGCCGCCCAAGCCCTGCCAGTCAATCCCCACTGCCCGGTCGTCGTCGACCGCGCGGTTGCTGGTCTGCGGTAGCGCGGCCGTGGGATCCAGGAATTGTCGGACCCCTTGAGTACCTTGGGTTTCGGGGGGTCTTCACGTCAGGGGGACCCTGGTTTGGGGTGTGTTCTCGCCGATGTGCGGGGCTGGCTCCAGGGAACATGCCTCCACCCCGCTCGCCGAGTGTTCTGGGCTTGACGCAGCTTGTCAAGACGATAGAGCTGTCTTGACAAGCTGCGTCAAGCCCAGAGATGGCTTCGGATCGGGGTGCAGGGGTAGGTCTGGCTACGCCAGCATCGGGCTACGCCCGACAAGACATCAGGCTGCGCCTGACCAGGCATCCTGGCTTCGCTTCGGACCAAGCATCAGGCTGCGCCTGACCAAGCATCCTGGCTTCGCGTCGGACCAAGCATCAGGCTGCGCCTGATCGGGCACCTGGCTTCGCTTCGGTCAGGCATCGGGCTGCGCCCGACAAAGCCGGGCTGGCCCGTCGAGCAGCCGGTCACCAGGGCTCGTCGAACTCGCCGTCCTTCGCCCCCAGGATGAACGCGTCCCACTCCGCCGGTGTGAACACCAGGACCGGGCCCTCCGGGTGGGCGGAGTTGCGCATCGCCACGTAGGTGACGCCGTCGGTGTGTTCCACGAAGGCGATTTCCACGTGTTCGCCGTCGGGGTCGCCTTCGTCGCCGCGTTGCCATTCGGCGGTCGTCAGGTCGAGGTTGCCGCGCACGTGGGCTTTGTCGTCGTAGATGGGCGCGCTTTCCGTCATGCCCCTAGGTATACCGGAGCCCGCGACGCCTGTGGCATCGCGGGCTCCGTGTGATCAACGTGCTGCTCAGACGGTGTCGGTGAGCGGTCGGTCGACCCAGGACATGAGGCCGCGCAGCTTCTTGCCGACCTCCTCGATCGGGTGCTGTTCGCCCTCGGCCTGCAACTTCTTGTAGTTGTTGCGGCCCGCCTCGTCCTCGGCGACCCACTCGTTCGCGAAGGTGCCGTCCTGGATCTCGCCCAGGATCTTCTTCATCTCCTCCTTGACCGCGGCGTTGATCACGCGCGGGCCGCGGGTCAGGTCGCCGTACTCGGCGGTGTCGGAGATGGAGTAGCGCATGCGGGCGATGCCGCCCTCGTACATGAGGTCCACGATGAGCTTGAGTTCGTGGAGGACCTCGAAGTACGCGATCTCGGGGGCGTAGCCGGCCTCGGTCAGGACCTCGAAACCGGTCTGCACGAGGGCGGAAGCGCCGCCGCAGAGCACGGCCTGCTCGCCGAAGAGGTCGGTCTCGGTCTCTTCCGTGAACGTGGTCTTGATGACGCCGGCGCGCGTGCCGCCGATGCCCGCGGCGTAGGACAGGGCGAGTGCCTGCGCGCCGCCGGTGGCGTCCTGGTGGATGGCGATGAGCGCGGGGACGCCCTTGCCGTCGACGAACTGGCGGCGGACCAGGTGGCCGGGGCCCTTCGGGGCGACCATGGCGACGTCCACACCGGACGGCGCCTCGATGAGGCCGTAGCGGATGTTGAAGCCGTGGCCGAAGAAGATCGCGTCGCCGTCCTTGAGGTTCGGCGCGATGTCCTTCGCGTAGATGTGCCGCTGGGCGGTGTCCGGCGCCAGGATCATGATCAGGTCGGCCTCGGCGGACGCCTCGGCGGGCGTGAGCACGCGGAGACCCTCTTCCTCGGCCTTGGCACGGGACTTCGAGGTCTCCAGGAGACCGATCCGCACGTCGACGCCGGAGTCGCGCAGGCTCAGCGCGTGCGCGTGGCCCTGGCTGCCGTAGCCGATCACGGCGACCTTGCGGCCCTGGATGATGCTCAGGTCCGCATCGTCGTCATAGAAGATCTCGACGCTCATGGTGTTACTTCTTCCTTCCCTGCAACGAACTTCAGTCTGGTTGCCGGCTTCGCCGACGTTGGGTTTCAGCGCACCGCGGTGGCGGTGATCGAACGGGCGCCGCGGCCGATCGCGACCATGCCGGACTGCACGATCTCGCGGAGGCCGTACGGTTCCAGCATTCGGAGCAGCGCGTCGAGCTTGTCAGACGTGCCCGTGGCCTCGACGGTGACCGCCTCGGGCGAGACGTCGACGACCTTCGCGCGGAACAGCTGCACGGTTTCGAGGACCTGGCTGCGCACGGTGGCGTCGGCCCTGACCTTCACGAGCACCAGTTGTCGCTGAACCGAAGCGGTCGGCTCCAGTTCCACGATCTTGATCACGTTGATCAGCTTGTTGAGCTGCTTGGTGACCTGTTCCAGGGGCAGTTCGTCCACCGAGACGACGATGGTCATCCGGGAGATGTCGGGGTACTCGGTGCGGCCGACGGCCAGCGACTCGATGT
This window contains:
- the ilvN gene encoding acetolactate synthase small subunit, with the protein product MTRHTLSVLVEDKPGVLARVAGLFSRRGFNIESLAVGRTEYPDISRMTIVVSVDELPLEQVTKQLNKLINVIKIVELEPTASVQRQLVLVKVRADATVRSQVLETVQLFRAKVVDVSPEAVTVEATGTSDKLDALLRMLEPYGLREIVQSGMVAIGRGARSITATAVR
- a CDS encoding discoidin domain-containing protein; protein product: MSRRTFLGSALAASALAGVAPAPARAASPPGDVVGKITVGYQGWFAAPGDGSPINAWWHWGNNWGQAPSPSNTAITAWPDMRDYARGFPTAYRNLGNGQPATLFSSYDQQTVDTHFRWMRENNCDTAALQRFNPFGGEGPTRDGMAVKVRSAAEANGRKFYIMYDVTNWTNMQSEIKTDWTTKMSANTASPAYARQNGKPVVCIWGFGFNDDGRPFAPGPCQDVINWFKAQGCYVIGGVPTHWRTEIEDSRTGFAGVYRSFDMLSPWMVGRIGNVADTDRFFTNVNQPDQAECNARGIDYQPCVLPGDLPSRHRAHGDFMWRQFYNVVRLGAQGIYISMFDEYNEGNQIAKTAETQAFVPVGSGMLALDEDGTPCSADYYLRLTGDGGRMLKGQIALTPVRPTQPVVGGTPPPPADLARGKGTAQSSQTQGYGGGNAVDGNPDTYWESANSAFPQWLQVDLGSATGARWAVLTLPAAWGSRTQTLSVTDGGSTTLVPSAAYAFNPGSGNAVTIALPGTATRYLRLNFTANTGWPAGQLSGLQVYA
- a CDS encoding 3-isopropylmalate dehydrogenase, which codes for MRLAVIPGDGIGPEVIAEALKVLGEVVPAAEITRYDLGAARWHSTGELLPESVLGELRQHDGILLGAVGDPSVPSGILERGLLLRLRFELDHHVNLRPARLYPGVRSPLADAPEIDLVVVREGTEGLYAGNGGLLRKDTPHEIATEVSINTSFGVERVVRDAFARASNRPRRHVTLVHKTNVLTHAGSLWSRVVEEVSLQHPEVTVSYQHVDAATIHLVTDPGRYDVIVTDNLFGDILTDLAAAVTGGIGLAASGNLDVTRRNPSMFEPVHGSAPDIAGQGIADPTAAVLSVALMLDHLGEHESARRIEASVAFDLATRDHQSPGATYAIGDRLAALVSSNVRI
- a CDS encoding S8 family serine peptidase, which produces MSRTRILARTAGPVLAAILVVGATAGSAVAADDPKADSVAAAKGLPAASLQLKVSPRLKTTSGKVTAFVELEAKPAVDTFDEKTSQGATKEQAKQAAKVTKSDTTKVTDQVVGQLKSTDSSTREVSRTTNGVPGVIVTADAAKVRELADRPDVKSVRAVVPKTRTNSNAVQLTNTYKAWQQYGKLGENVRIGIIDTGIDYTHADFGGPGTPAAFEAIDETKVDPSYFPTAKVVGGTDFVGNGYDGASEDPALNTPKPDPNPIDCNSHGTHVSGTTAGFGVNADGTTFKGDYTKLTPEALNAMKIGPGTAPKALLYALKVFGCEGSTNVTSVALDWALDPDGDGDFSDHLDVVNLSLGQDYGAPDDPDSLFVKKLNKKNVLTVFSAGNGGDLYDIGGSPGSSPEALTVASVRDSYVLRDGAEVKAPAGVTGVKPGQYSQNYTGYPTLDLTKPVAKLTDPANLDGCLPFSAADAALVAGKFAWLEWDDVDATRRCGSGVRTNNAQAAGAVGALFSSTLENFNAGIAGNATIPVFQFTGTATAALRPALDAGTLQVRLAGELRTSTPTYDQSISDTPSSFTSRGVRGPVVKPDIAAPGDTIASALVGSGNGTLVISGTSMAAPHTSGISALVREAHPDWTTEEVKADIMNSASADVKQDGKTYAPNRVGSGRIDGKAALDNQVLAMVQDDPGNVSVSFGTVEVGGPVSLSKTVKLVNKSAKWVEYSAGYQAITSIPGVSYQLSSGSVKISPRGVAKVKVTLKIDNPAALRKTMDSTVDPLQLDVPRQFLADASGRVVFTPKSGATVPLRVPVYSAPKPVSKITTAETLQFKGKDKQAVLNLKGKGVNQGTGSQAYRSLISVLELQGTSPKLKECGKKVTENCTVNGTAKGGDLRYVGAASTAPLAKAQGAPEESLLAFGVATWSNWYNIGSNTTPFVDIDTTGDGVPDFETFATKLTDTDLMVATTVDLATGATVDIQSLNGQFGDVDTNLFDTNVVVLPVLLTALGLDPTKDTSRVSYQVGVAGLYVAPGTTNGLIDSIPGSFSFDPLKPGLSAQGGGDAALSYVAKPGTALVVNRDTAALAKDKADSLLVLNHHNATGDKVSVVKVRGSGGSGY
- the ilvC gene encoding ketol-acid reductoisomerase, with amino-acid sequence MSVEIFYDDDADLSIIQGRKVAVIGYGSQGHAHALSLRDSGVDVRIGLLETSKSRAKAEEEGLRVLTPAEASAEADLIMILAPDTAQRHIYAKDIAPNLKDGDAIFFGHGFNIRYGLIEAPSGVDVAMVAPKGPGHLVRRQFVDGKGVPALIAIHQDATGGAQALALSYAAGIGGTRAGVIKTTFTEETETDLFGEQAVLCGGASALVQTGFEVLTEAGYAPEIAYFEVLHELKLIVDLMYEGGIARMRYSISDTAEYGDLTRGPRVINAAVKEEMKKILGEIQDGTFANEWVAEDEAGRNNYKKLQAEGEQHPIEEVGKKLRGLMSWVDRPLTDTV
- the serA gene encoding phosphoglycerate dehydrogenase — encoded protein: MSTSRPVVLIAEKLAPSVLDVFGDGIEVRHVDGTDRPALLEAVADADALLVRSATKVDAEVLAASTRLKVVARAGVGLDNVDVPASTARGVMVVNAPTSNIVSAAEHAVALLLSVARQVPAAHATLQAGTWKRSSFNGIELNGKTVGVVGLGKIGQLFAARVAAFGVNLIAYDPYVSAARAAQLGIELVTLEELLERSDAISIHLPKTPETKGLIGADQLAKAKRGVIVVNAARGGLVDEQALADAVREGQVGGAGIDVFSTEPTTESPLFGVPNIVVTPHLGASTTEAQDRAGTDVARSVLLALQGEFVPDAVNVQGGGVVGEEVRPYLPLVQKLGTVLAALSTKAPTSVTVEVRGELSNEDVAVLPLAALRGVFSSVVEEQVTFVNAPNLAASLGVAVELVKEPESANHRSLVTVRAVQVDGTVLSVSGTLTGLDQVEKIVGINGRSFDLRAEGTVLLLEYPDRPGVMGTVGTLLGEAGVNVEAAQISQTTDGSDAFMLLRVDRQVDTQVLDPIGASVGAHKVGSVSFE
- a CDS encoding DUF397 domain-containing protein; protein product: MTESAPIYDDKAHVRGNLDLTTAEWQRGDEGDPDGEHVEIAFVEHTDGVTYVAMRNSAHPEGPVLVFTPAEWDAFILGAKDGEFDEPW